The sequence below is a genomic window from Echeneis naucrates chromosome 13, fEcheNa1.1, whole genome shotgun sequence.
tacagaaaaagaaaagggagaggaggaagaatgagaaaatcctcctcctcagcctcctccccctcttctttaTGAAAGGCGAGAGCGGTGGGGAAAGAAGGCAGGAGGaatgagggagagggggggagggtAAACACACCCAGACAGAGCCATGTCTGACATCCATGCTTactgaaagaaggaaagactgATACAAAGCCAGGGCGATcaagcagaagagaaagaaggaaggaggcagggagggagggcggaggcagaaaatgcaaaaagaccGGCAGAGAAAAAAGGGTAAAAGATGCACAAGGGCTGCATCAGTTCTTGTCTGCACGgaacaaaaaacattgtgttcGTGAATGGGAGCTGGTGAGCTCAACCACAAGGCGACCTCAGCCGCTGATGTTGCTGAGCCTcattcctctctgtctctctctttctgcctctgccagctaGGACTGAGCCTTGGTATGATTCAGGGGAAGAACTAATGTGTAGGATTTGGAGCTTTATGTTTTTAGGAGTATGCTGCTGCAGACGATTTGAATGTGCTGTTGTGTCTGATTGAACACAGTGTGCGACGTGGAGACTCCTCCGGTTGCTGCGTTCAGGGCTGCTCCCCTCCCAGCTGCCTCCGGCTGTTTTTGGGCTATGGTCCTAACTGAGAAGCAGGGCATCACCCAGATGCGGCGGTCCAACTGTCTGGGAGGTTAAGTCTGTAAACCCCACCATGGGAGCCAAACAGATGAAATGGTAAGGGCGTTTTTTTAAGTAACGCTATACAGGCTGTTGTTTTGTCTACAGTCCATGAGTGCATGAGTAGAGGTGGATGTCCAACACCCAAGGCCTAAATTTATGAGTACACATCATCTTCATCGCTTTTAACAGCACAGCATCCATGTATCTCAGTCAGTGTTAGAAACATATTTCACCATGACAGCAGACCTGATGCCCAGACTGTGCAGGTTATTGTTCAGTGTTCACAGTGCAGTAGGTGTGGGTGtgtccctctctgtgtctgtgtgagctgACCTGCTATTGCCTAGCAACCACAGTCCAACTTCCATTCCCAgctctttttaatttcatttttcgGATATTTGAACAACAAATacaggatgatttttttttttttttggttgttttcttctGAAGTTAGATAGGGTTTTCTTTTGGCCTGTGAACATTTTCTAAGCCGCCATCTTTTCCTAGATTTGTATTCACCACCAAGTCTCTGCATATTGAGCTTCTCTTTCAGGATAAACTTCAAAATTAAAGTCCTCTGACTGTTAATGCAAGCTTTCCATGCTGCTCACCCATGGTGAATAAGTGCCCAGACACTGAGTGAATGTCAATACAATAATGCAAAAATCCTTAATAACATGCATAAGATAACGTACATACAGAATGATCAGTGTATAGCTGGTTGAAGTCAAACTGAATTAccattctgtgtgtttttattgtggggtccataataaaaaaaaatatttgtaaaacaggacaaaaaataaaaatcacttacacctgcaaatatttttcaaatatttttcacaaGGTATTGAACCACTTTGTCAAAATCTGTCCACCTGTGAATCATCAGCGTTCTTTCCTTAGACTGCTAACCAACATTTGATATTTGAAATCTCTCAGCTAGTTACCTAACTAGACCCTAACACCATAAAGGTTGTGGAGTattgttttcaggttttatcTTGATCAGAAATGTAACAGGTAACTTAAATATAATTTACCtctaaaattaaatataaagtaaatataaaGTATCACAAAATGGGAATACACAAAAGTATCTCAAATTGACCTTAACTGTATTAGCTGTTCAAGTAAATGTATGTTGTAACTTTCCACTGCTGCTGATTAAATAACATTAATCTTTTGCACTGAAGCTTATCTCATGGTAATGCCAGTGTTTAATCTTTGGCTTAGCTCATATGTTCCACATCTATCTGTATGTGTTCCTTTTGATGTAGCAGATCAGCAGCTAGCATCTAAAATAAATTGGTTAGAATTTACTCAACTCTGCCCTGAAACAATGATCGTGGCTATCTTAATTATGTCATCATCTACAATGACAAGATTGATGGGAGGCAGCATCATTGATCCCCCTTGTAGAAAGCACTCAGAGATAATCACAGCAACATCTGATAGGATGCtcagttagatttttttatttttttttttacttgacttGCTACTGCAACATTTTCTGAGTAGCCGAGAAGATATTTCGGCTGATGTTGTTTGCTGATTGTATCCTAAAATTGTCACATGACTCAACTCTAAAGTTCAAACTTGTATTTCATGGCAGCAACAAGACAACCATTCAAGCCTGTCTGTTGGTTTCTCATTTGGATCCACACCAAAATATCTGACTAATTTTTGGACAAGTAGGCATGAAAGTTGGTGTCCAGCAGATAATCAGTCCATATAATTTTGGCCGTCTCCTGACCTTTTTTCTGTCGTGTTATATCAAAGTGAGATTTGTGGGTCTTTAGTGAATTTGTGTCAACAACTATTGCAGTGATTATCATTAAACATTCATAGCCCCCAGCCTTCAGCTGAACTGTAACATCAGGTCAAATTTTTTGATTTGTCCTGTGGTTTTGTTCGTAACTACATTGCTTCAACACATTCCAGACACCCTCAGTTGCACCATAGAATTAACAattgaaatatcaaatcaaatcaaattttattcatATAGCACCAAAGGCAGGTCCATAACACAATCGAATAATTTAAAGgaacccaacaaatccctccatgagcgagcacttggcaacagtgtgAGGATAAGCTTGctttaagaggcagagaccTCGGACTGAACCAGACCCAGGGTGGGCGGCCATCTGCTCTGagcagttgggttgagagagggagacagagagaaggtgagtgagagagaattTACCTCTTTTCAACAGggtcctcacacacacaataaactaAAACTATAAAAAACACACTAGTAAGTCATGTACAGACCACAATATAATGCAGGTGACACAAAATAATTAGggcaaaatataaacaaaagcACTCACAAGGGCTCTCCTGCAGGTAATACAATGTCCAAGTACTGAAAAAGGAAGGTTAATAAAACAACATGTAGAGGGGGTACAGTTGAGGTAAACAAAAGTgaaagtagaagatgaatagaACTGAATGAGTTTGACAGGTTGCTCCAGTTTCATTGCACTTTGAATTGAAAAACAATACTTCCAAATGAGTCATAAATGGCACAGTAAAGAAAAGGTGTTGACTATGTGACTTAATGGAAGGAAATGCTGTTATGATTATAAAGAACAGTCAAAGCTCATGCGTCTGATAACAAAAAGCAACCAGCGAAAATCTCCCGAAGAGATTAGTGGCAGCCAACTGTGACAGTGAGCTTTGGGAGACAGACACGTCAAGACAAATGTAACTATAAACTACTGTTAAAGGATGAAGGTGTGCTTCAGAGGAATAACTATAACTATATTAtcatgagtttgtgtgtgtttgccgtTTGTTTTTGAATTAGTTTCAAATTTAGAACCAGTCAGGCTAACAGACATATTATATTCTCTTTCCTAAGCAGACATACATTGGTAGATTTAATAGCCAACTTAAGTTAGTGTTAACTTGCATAGGTTAGATTGATTACATTCAAGAAAGATGGTGACTGTTTGGTGACTTTTAAGCAGTTCATTTGTTGAAATTAGCATTTATCTCTAAATTATTTCTAAATACAGGCTCTCCGTTTCGCTATTGTAGACTCAGTCTGAACACAGAACTTTATGATAAATAGGTCCTAGGaatatgtacatatttattCCATGCAGAGGTAATGAAGACTCAGATATGACTGATAATTTGTTGGTAGTGATATTAACCAGTGCTCAGTAAGGTCATTAGCAAAGCAGAAAATCTCTGCAACTGCAATCCAGATCTGTCGGCATACATACACTATGAAAAGAACATGTTTGACCGTTCAAATGCAATCCCTCGGGTCATTCACTGGTTTCCCAAAACAGTGTTGTCCCACAGCTCAGTCcaattttacttatttttgtgtgtctttttaaaaaaaaaaaaaatcggggTTTTTTGCCTCAGGACCAGGGTGATGAATTATGGTTGTTTAGACCTGTTTCTAGAGACACACGCTTGTTTTCCCACACAGACATAAAGGGAAAAAGACAGACTCCACTATTAAAGGATCATGCACAATCCCACAGGTCACAGATCACAGTGGCTCTATCCTATTTCTACAAACATTGCAGAATGAAGATGACAGTCAGCCTTAACCTGAAGCTACTAGCGTttctttcagaaaacacaaaacatatattCATACAAGCTGCAAGAAACCCAGTCCTTCATAAACCATGCAAACATGTTTTCAAATTGGGGCCAAAGGGGGAGTAAACTATGTAAAGAATTTCCTGTGGGACGTATTCCTGCTCccattgtgtatttttctgaaCAGGTTTTAATGCTAGTAAGGTGTTTCTGAccgattttattttttggtactggtatatatatttttgcattGTTATGGTGttcaaaatcagatttttaagaTTAAGCCCAGATGCATTGAATAAATTTTTAGGCTGCATTGGGAGTTCTTAAATTGTACATCTCAATTTTATGTAGTCAGgtttatttattgctgttaATTTGGCAGGAGATGCAAACACACTGATTCCTGCCTGTGACCACCATCTGTTTCAGTCTCAGCTCAGCCAGCCCTGCTCACTCCCCCAAAGAGGAGTATGTTATCACCCAGTACACTGACACCCCTAAAGAGGAAGCAGTCCATAATCAGTCTGAGGACCATGGGGAACCTCAGGATGACAAATCtgagctgacagaaaaaaaatctgtcacagGTTGGTTGGGTGCGCATCAGCTCTTGTTGGCCAAAATATGATGCAGTGAATCCAAACGTAAAAAAAGCTCTTCCGCTTCACTCCCCTCcttgttcatctctttttctcagAGGAAGTGTCCCTCTGTGGATTGTGTCCCTCCCTCGGGCATgatggacaggaggaggagaaatccTGGGAGGAGCAGCTGGACGCCCaccaggagcagctggagaaagagaTGCAGGAGGCCAGGAGGATGGTCTTCCGCCTACAGGTAAGTTCCTGATGACagcacacaagaaaaacaaatagcaCCGCTGCAGTGAACACACTGACAGAAGGCTCAAAGACCACAGATGCATCACATGAAGCAGCAACTGAAACTTAGCAGATTTTAGCCAAATCCccagttgtgatttttttttttttccatttactcaAACTGATGACAGAACAAAACAATCAAGGATGCCAGCAATATTCATAATTGATATCTAATTCTCTGATTGTTTATGTTGAAACATTTGACAAAGGGAGCAGGCTTTAGCCTGACCATTGGACATTCCACCAGAAAATCAATACAAAGGTTAGTTTGCATAAACTTGTCCACTGACAAGTTTCTTCAGAAGTATCTTGTGACAGTCAATGATTAAGTAACTACTTGTCACTCAATTGATATCTAATATTTAGTATACTACTTACAAAGTATAAATgcaatatacaaaaataaaatataggtaaaattaaatctttttcaaaaatgttctgTTAATTTCtcagttattgttgttgtgtttttttttgtttttttttttaagtttcatgcTCATTCCACACTCTGATTCATATGGAGAATATGGAGATCAAAGCAGCTGGTGATGCAGTCTTCAAtgcataacaaataaaaacaccctAGAAACACAAATcgcaaaaatatgaaacagtgGAACAATCTAATGATGTGTGAGGGCAAAATGTTTGAGCCTTTTCTACTGACAGATAGAGGTCAAACTTCAAATGTAGACAGTGTGATGGTTATTCATATTCTTCCCCAGTGTATTCATACAGATAAGTAACATGTAGTGTGTACAGAACAAACAACTCTGcctttaaaaatataacatttattaACACACTGAGGCAAAGAATAGATGTGTAAGGTGACTTTTACTGAAATACACTGTCCTGCCAACTGCTCACATAGCACTGTCATGTTTAAACTGAATTCAATCATTGTGCTATGCTTGGTACACCTGTCTCTATGATTGTTTTTACAGGATCCAATTTATCTAGAAACAGTATTCGCTGAGTGTACAAATTTCATTCTGAGTGTGTTACCTGGTCCAAGACCTCTGTGTCACTATCCACATCTGAGATTTCTCCAGTGATTCCACACTAGATTAGACTTTTTTCTGACCTTCAAGTATTTATTTGGACTCATGGAGCTGTGCAAGAAAATGGGCCTGAATAAAATGCGGGTTTCTTGCAGTACAAGAAAGAAGACATTTATACTCTAAGAATACTAAAAGCCGGTGCTTTTTTGAGCTAATACACTTCAATTTTCAATGTGAGATATTTAAAAGTGTTTAACATTAATTTAACAGACTTTAAAAGAGCTCTGAACGTGAGTGTGTATGATGATCTGAATGACTGAGTTGGTTTTGGTGATGGGATGAAGTCAGCAAAGCTTTCAGTTTACTTCAGTTTGATTTACCTCATCGAATACATTGGCTTGATCACCTGAAATGGGGAACTAGTTGAGCAATCAAGTACAATGACAAACGCAAAtacaaaatgcagaaagataaaGGCTTCCTTTGTTCTCAGGCTTTGCTCCTCAATGGCTCCCTCCCTGAAGAGGACCAGGATGGATCTGTGAGCTTCGGAGATAGCCGGGCGAACACTGAACAGCAGCTGGTACAGTGCCCTCTCTCTGCTAACTCAAGAAAACAACACTTGCTCGCCACTCTGTGTGAAGTGTCAGTGTCAGCCCTTCTGTTGTGATGAGGTTTGCAGGAACCCCTCCTCTTGAGTGTGGATACCGTAGAGCACAAATGAATCTCTCTAAACTGCTAGCCTGCTGTCATGCAGGCGCTTTGCTTCCTCATACAATGTGACAATTTTCCATTCTCTAATTACACTGCTCACGCCCTCTCCTTTTCAAGGTTTTAATCCGCAGTCGTCTGGACCAAAGCATGGAGGAAGCCCTTGATCTCAAGGTACTGAACGTAAATGTAATTAGGTTTAGTATAGAAGAGCTGTCGTCCAGGCAGTAGGTCCCTCTTTCTAATGTCTCTGTTCAATTGTGTGGCTTTTTAGAGGGAACTcctgagacacaaacaggagGCGCGACATATTCAGGCCATCAAGGTAAACTGCTTACTCTTATTTTGTCCTTTGTATGTGTACTTAAATGGATTATAGGATTTAATTCAATATTATCCCCAAATTGATGATTCTTCAGGTTCtaccaaacacacatacatcttttgtttctttataaTGATAATCATATTTAGAGTGGGGTGTATGCTTTTGACAGATGCATACAGTGTATCTGTATTCAGGTCTTCTGCACACATTTCTTTGATCTCACTTGCTTCCTCATTAGGATGCTCTGCAGCAGCGCTTGGCTGTGCAGGAGGATGCTGTGCTGCAGCTAAAGCAGGAACTACTGAGATGCAACATGGCCAAAGATCAGCTGGAAGGAGAAAATGTAAGAGTGGTGATGATTTCCATTTTCCACGATAGAAATATTTGCCCTATACTTGCATGATATAGCCTTGATATGGCCTCACATCAGTGTATCTGTTTGCAGGCAGaactcaaacacaaattaaGTGAACAGAACAAATTACTCAGTGAATATGAGGTATCGTCTTTGCTTATTAAAATTAATGTATTCCCGCAATACAAATATGCATACAGAATAATTTCATCCAGCTTTCTTACTACAATGCAGCAGCTCATGAGGAAGGATAGgattctgcagcagcagcagcagcagcagcaaaaacatgaTGGAGCTCAGCATAAAGCACATGAAGTCAGCCTTGCAAGGGTAAGGACTACAACATGTTTCATATGTTTTCACTACATGTGTTGGAAAGTACATatcatgaacaaaataaatcaagtcagaTCATTTCCAGTAGTATAGAACTAAGTAAAGgcaatttaaataaaagtacagTCTAAGGAAAAACCTCTCATAACTGCCCCACTAGAAAACTACTTGCTCCTCAACCTGTCAGCACTTTTGCACGGAAAGATACATCTtattgattaaaaacatttgttaacTTTGTTAGATATCGTTTTCACCAAAAGATTCCAATGGAGAAAATGCACCTAAGCTTTAGTCAAGTAAAAATGTTGTCAAGGACGATACCTTTAAACCTTTTGGCAAGTGCTTCATTGATTAAGAGCACGATAATGGCTGTACTCAAACAGGTTGaagaaatcaaactttattttataatgagtacatttttgtgtgtctgttagcaGCTTAATGGATAAAGCTGCTGGTTTTCCAAGTTTCTATTTTCTTTGTATGCTtagatttgtaaaaatatttatttcttttatttgttgagaAATTTCTGACCTAACTGGGTGCAGTAGTCTTCATGCAGAGAGTAAGGTTTACTCTTGTTGTCCTCTCCAATAGTAAAAAGTAATGCCTATTTTCAACTGCAGATTAATATGCATTTGGTGATTTAGTGCTGCGAAAGAAACATACAAACAAGTGCAATGGTGAGGAATGAGCTTTATGAGGATTTGGATGCAGGCAAAGTAAATATAGTGTCACCAtccatatttttgtttgtgttttcacatattttttcagtcattcaggATTGAGAGTGGTGGTTACAGTAACTCGGTGGCTTCAACATCTCCTCCAGCATTCCAACACAATGCACCGGTACATATCCTTTATTTCAAACTACAATAAACTctttactgttttcattttgatccTATTGTATTGAAGCAAATTtccaacagacagagaaaaaatctgattattgaTCAAACAAATTGTATTATAATGAGTCAAATGCAAAAACTATATTATTAAAGTTAGGAAATACCAGGTCAAATTCATGACATAAcaaatcagaataaaaaaactTACAATTATTAGCAACATAATCTAAATAGTGAGATAAATTCAAATCATGATACCTTGGCTATGATATTATGAGATAATAAGTTCAGAGTTTGACttataaagacaaaaatgttccttttctaGACCAAAATAGTTTTGCATGTATAGAATGGTCTGACTGAGAGTTTGCCACAGGGggaagagctgcagctggtCAGGGAGGCACTGCGTAGTTTGAGGGACAGTTTTTCTGGCCATGATCCCCAACATCACAGCCTGGACACTCTGGAGCAGGGTGTGTCCAGTCTCATGGACCGATTACATTCTTTGGACACACAGCGGAGGCAGGACAGAGGGGTAAacacttctcacacacacatacatatacacattgTTTTAGACAGCTTAAAGATCACCTGATGAATGATCAGTCAACAACAGAATACAACTGACAGTTTATCATGAGTAATTGGTTCTACCTCCAGGAGGAATTTAAATCACCAGGACGCAGAGCCAACTCAACAGACCGTGACTCCTGGCCGCCAAGCTCAAGTGAGACAAACAAAATTCCTCTTTAGGATTTGTCACTCTCTGTAACATCTCAACTCTGGCCAGGCCGTTCAGCTATACTGCTATGTGCCGAGCAAGCATTATGGTCTGTGAGGCTGGGGCCATTTTAGCCTGTGATTGTgaatgtttggtgtttttctaaTTATCTCTAGAAATggcacactcacacagcagccCAGGATTGGACACTGCCGTCTCCACAAAAGTGCTCTACTTTACTGATCGCTCGCTCACTCCGTTCCTGATTAACATCCCAAAACGGTGAAATTAAACACACCTCACGGTATTGTGGGTTAAAATTACAGTTACTGCTTGTTCTGGAGTTCATATGAAAATGTTTGGGTCACAGCTGGATTTTTGCATGGCCATAGCTATATATAAATACTTCATTTGGAGTGATGGTTAAATGTTTGTAGCAGAAAGGGTTGGACAGTGGCTGACAGTCTGTGCTTTCTTACAGGCTCGGTGAGGTGACACTGCGAGACTTCAAGGCAGCTGTAGACAGACAAGGCAACTTCAGATACCACTTCAAGGCCCTTGACCCAGAGTTTGGCACAGTCAAAGAGGAGGTTAGCATGGGAGTTTACAATAATTATAACCTTGTTCTCTAGTCACATCAGCGTCTACAGGCTAATATAAACTGCCATTTAAAGAGAGATATTTATTAATTACTGCTGTGCCTGCTCTGACTTCCAAACTCTATGGGCTGACAGAAAGTCATTCCAGAAATTTGCTAACACTGAGTAATCATTTTCAGTAGATGTGAATCTTTCTTCGATATGTGAATGTTGGTATTGGCTTTGCAGGTATTCCAGGATGGAGCAGTTGTGCCTGGCTGGGAGGGAAAGATTGTTGCGTGGGTGGAGGAGGACCATGGAGAGAGGAGGTAGAGCCTAAAAACAAAGATCAGCACGACAAACCTCAGTTGTTTCCACTGGAGCAGGATCTCACATAAAAATACTTGGGATGCCCTAAGAGTAGTTATAATACATGTAATTGGGACCAATGAATCTAACACGGTGTGTATAAAACAatgctttaaaagtgaatgTTTCATATGAACAATTTGACTTGAATATGACATTTGtgtacaactttttttttttttttttttttttttaaagaacagatACTAACCATTGTTTGCAGctataaaactataaaataagAATGTGGACCTACAAATTCATGGCCAGTAATGTGATTTGACActttgatttataaataaagttcatgtgatttacaataaatatttgATACACTCACAAAAAGCTGTAATCGGTACATAGTATGCATCTCTTTTGATTGAAGTGGTGactgacatttttcacatgtTCCAGATTGCCAAATAGTGATGTTGTTGTTCTCCATCAATTCTGATGTTTTAATAAACATGAATTATTGCATGGATAATTTTGTCGTCAATTATCCCCTTGGGGTCAGGTAATGACACTGTACACCAGCTCCCACCCATTAAACAACTCTACTCATGCACCCACACATCAATAAACAAACCCCACAGATTTTCATTAAAGTCAATTAATGTTTTTTGGGTTAAGAATTTAATTTGCTGTTGCAGATCAACCCACACACTGACATGttgtttcagaaaaacattttgtttttgggaGGGGGAACAACTTACAGGTCAACTGTTTATTGTTCATCTTGGGTTTTCAATAGTATAATGTGTTTCCAATGATTTTCAAATTGCAGAAaagacatttagtttttttttggttattttgttGAAGCTCCTAGTTTCACATTTATCATCAGGCCATTCCCAACAGGACTGATCACCTCTGTGGGTTTTAACAAATGATCAAAAAACATCTACTTTCAATGTGAGTCTTCGTTTCTTCTTGTTAAAGACAGCAGATGCAGTGTCTTCTTTCACAGGTTTTGGAAACTCCACAAGCAAAAAGTAAATATCCTCCACTTCCAGTAAGACATCATCCTAcagatgtaaacacatttacacatgtaAGCACATTGTATGGCCCACAACAGCAGGAATAGGTCAgttatgtatttttaatgacatCCATGTATGCACTGACACAAACTGGCTTCTAAAGTGGTTCATTATAACTGTTTTAGGGAGTGTGTAACTGCTAACCTTGGAGATTCTCAGCTGGCACTCTGACATCAAGCAAACCTTTGGCAGCTCCACTGTCAGCTCCACACTGTGAGGAACTCCTGCTGCATCAATTTTCACCTGAAGTTGATACTCTGGCTTCATAGGCTGTGCAAGAGTGGTGGAGATGACCTGGATCAAATCCTTTTTGTGCTCTGCGGGTCTCGGGATAATTTGAGCTTCCAGCTCAACATCATGTTTCTTTGAACGTAGAGAGGAAATCTgctgcaggagagcagctggGGTTTGACTGGCTGTAAAAATCGAGTGCTACAAATTATTACAAACTGAGGTAGCAGGTGAAAGGCGATACACCTGGAAGAGCAAATTGAAACTGGTGCTAACATAAAAGGTTTGTAGCAGCTTATTGGGATATTAAACTCATTGATCTACCTGTATTTGGTTGTTTGGGGGTCTTGGACCACTTCTGAAACCCAAGGCGGCGGTGAAAATCATCTGGACTACTTCTTGGGCTACTGCTGATGACAGTGTACGCCTGAGATAACCTCAGCCCAAGATGCTGCTGTGCAAAGCTCAGGGTTAGCATATAGATGTcggtcttttctttcttcctttcctctaGCACTGCAGGGTTTAATGCTACATCCAACACACTGAACAAATCTAGAGAGGGAAACATCCAATTTATTAGTTACTTTTCCAGAGGCCAAGATGTCATGTACCACGAACATCAATTCTTTTACCTTGATCTTCACTTGTGCATGTTTCCAGTTCTCCTGGATATATGGGTAAAGGTTTGCTGGGATCCTTCGGTGCAGGCACACATTTCCAGCTGCATATGTTGATATACAGCAACCCTTTGTTTTGCTCCTGTTGAGAGCACAGATGTACTGTTTGTAAATTACTGTCAAAACACACCCTCTCTCTGACCTGGTCACCAGTGTGACAGCTTTATTGAGTGTAGTAAAAGTCATATGTTGTAGATTAAGGTGGAGTAGAAGTGACAACAAATGGTATGTGAACTGACAGTAAACTGTACAGCGACAGCTATCCAATCCTTGATTGAAGTAAAGGTTTAAGTAAATACACAGATTATCGCTTTTCAAAACCAAGTATTTTACAGGTTTCTCAGCCTCCTCGGATGAAAGTGAATGTCTTTGGGTGTTTTCAAATGGTGCTCTGATGGGTCTATTGACTGTAGACCAaacaaaataagatgaaaaattAAGACGGACTTGTGGTCCTATAACTAAGCCATAATTGCCTGCATCTGACTTTGTATGTGTGTCGTagacttttaaaatgtattgtttgtgACCACATGTGGACGCTTTCAAAATGAACTGTGTAAAAACAGCGGAAACGGACCGCCGGCTCTCACCATTTAGCCGACACTGACACTTCCGGTCCCAATTAACGAGACACACCTGTGCTGGCCTGTCGCGGGATTTCACTCACCTGAGGCAGACTTCACCGGATAGTCACCGGATAGTCCGATAGTCACTTACCAGCGTGTCTGTACGCAGGCAGGAGTGGAGCTGAGGCGGGGACATGACTTCAGCTTGTCCCTCCATCTGTTTTCGGATGAAGCTGCTGTAAGCTTCGGGGTCATTTTCAGACAGGTCGTCCAGCATGGACCAGATCTGGTTGACCTGCTGCAAAACTTCCTGCGTCCCGCAACGGGAGGACATTTTCAAGGTGAATGTCCTCTCTCTTCGGAGTTAGCAAACTTTTATATTAATTAGCCGCTAGTTAGGTCAGTAAGGTTTGTGATAAGAAAAGCGGACGACCTTaatattatttctttgttgagaATGCAAACGGAGCAGCACCAACACGAACACACACGGAAAAACACTGCTACCCGGCTACCGTTGTCAGTTGCCATGGAGACGATGAGCGGAAACGGTACAGACACGCCATCTGGCGGTGAGGCCGTGAAGTGCAGCTCAATAATCACAACTTCATAATGCTATTTATGACTCGCTTATAATTTAAATTCAGTACATGAAAAAACAT
It includes:
- the dixdc1a gene encoding dixin-A, which encodes MGAKQMKCLSSASPAHSPKEEYVITQYTDTPKEEAVHNQSEDHGEPQDDKSELTEKKSVTEEVSLCGLCPSLGHDGQEEEKSWEEQLDAHQEQLEKEMQEARRMVFRLQALLLNGSLPEEDQDGSVSFGDSRANTEQQLVLIRSRLDQSMEEALDLKRELLRHKQEARHIQAIKDALQQRLAVQEDAVLQLKQELLRCNMAKDQLEGENAELKHKLSEQNKLLSEYEQLMRKDRILQQQQQQQQKHDGAQHKAHEVSLARSFRIESGGYSNSVASTSPPAFQHNAPGEELQLVREALRSLRDSFSGHDPQHHSLDTLEQGVSSLMDRLHSLDTQRRQDRGEEFKSPGRRANSTDRDSWPPSSKMAHSHSSPGLDTAVSTKVLYFTDRSLTPFLINIPKRLGEVTLRDFKAAVDRQGNFRYHFKALDPEFGTVKEEVFQDGAVVPGWEGKIVAWVEEDHGERR
- the pih1d2 gene encoding PIH1 domain-containing protein 2, which encodes MSSRCGTQEVLQQVNQIWSMLDDLSENDPEAYSSFIRKQMEGQAEVMSPPQLHSCLRTDTLEQNKGLLYINICSWKCVPAPKDPSKPLPIYPGELETCTSEDQDLFSVLDVALNPAVLEERKKEKTDIYMLTLSFAQQHLGLRLSQAYTVISSSPRSSPDDFHRRLGFQKWSKTPKQPNTASQTPAALLQQISSLRSKKHDVELEAQIIPRPAEHKKDLIQVISTTLAQPMKPEYQLQVKIDAAGVPHSVELTVELPKVCLMSECQLRISKDDVLLEVEDIYFLLVEFPKPVKEDTASAVFNKKKRRLTLKVDVF